The Verrucomicrobium spinosum DSM 4136 = JCM 18804 genome includes a region encoding these proteins:
- a CDS encoding DUF1501 domain-containing protein — MNPPSHACTNFAATRLLSRRSILRVGGMGLFGMSLPKLIFAEEAARNPKLVAKAKSVIFLFQWGGPSHLETFDMKPDAPSGIRGFHKPMSSNVDGIQVNSLLPKTAKVMDKVTLIRSVHHNMKNHNSAGYYALTGHAPPSDDQRLKDTPDLFPAYTSVVDRMSPAMGEVPTSVHLPYVVSDGTQTPGQFASFLGKGRDPFLVTQDPNQPKFALPELSLPEGISYERLRSRREMQKLVDSQSRLLEFSAAAQGLDGYYEKALGMLESTQLREAFDLSKEPDKVRDAYGRTTYGQSCLLARRLVEAGVKFVTVTFSESIGGRTTTDGGWDTHGFDNTRMFPIIEQRHLPITEQTLPTLLTDLDERGLLDETLVIWVGEFGRTPRVNKALSRDHWPFCYTALLAGGGTKRGFVYGASDKTGEHPADKPVTPDDLAATMYQLMGIDPHTEVRDVANRPVPLSYGNAIEGVMATQG; from the coding sequence ATGAACCCTCCCTCCCACGCCTGCACAAACTTCGCCGCCACCCGGCTGCTGAGCCGGCGCTCGATCCTGCGTGTGGGCGGCATGGGCCTCTTTGGCATGAGCCTGCCGAAGCTCATCTTTGCCGAGGAAGCAGCGCGCAACCCCAAGCTCGTGGCCAAGGCGAAGTCGGTGATCTTCCTTTTCCAATGGGGTGGCCCGAGTCATCTGGAGACCTTTGACATGAAGCCGGACGCCCCCAGCGGCATCCGCGGCTTTCACAAACCGATGTCTTCCAATGTGGACGGCATCCAGGTGAACTCACTGCTGCCCAAGACGGCCAAGGTCATGGACAAGGTCACGCTCATCCGCAGCGTGCACCACAACATGAAGAACCACAACTCCGCCGGCTACTATGCGCTGACGGGACATGCGCCGCCCAGTGATGACCAGCGGCTCAAGGACACTCCGGATCTCTTTCCTGCCTACACCAGCGTCGTGGATCGCATGAGCCCTGCGATGGGAGAGGTTCCCACCTCCGTACATCTGCCCTATGTGGTCAGCGATGGCACCCAAACGCCGGGACAGTTTGCCAGCTTCCTCGGCAAGGGCCGCGACCCCTTCCTCGTCACCCAGGATCCCAACCAGCCCAAATTCGCCCTGCCGGAGCTGAGCCTCCCTGAGGGCATCAGCTACGAGCGCCTGCGTTCCCGCCGGGAGATGCAGAAGCTCGTGGACTCCCAGAGCCGCCTGCTGGAATTCTCCGCCGCCGCCCAGGGTCTGGACGGCTACTATGAAAAAGCGCTGGGCATGCTGGAGAGCACCCAGCTCCGCGAGGCGTTTGACCTCAGCAAGGAGCCAGACAAGGTTCGAGACGCCTACGGTCGCACCACCTACGGCCAGAGCTGCCTGCTCGCCCGCCGCCTCGTTGAGGCCGGGGTGAAGTTTGTCACCGTCACGTTCTCAGAGAGCATTGGCGGACGCACCACCACCGATGGCGGCTGGGACACGCACGGGTTCGACAACACCCGCATGTTCCCCATCATCGAGCAGCGTCACCTGCCCATAACAGAGCAGACACTGCCCACCCTGCTGACCGATCTGGATGAGCGTGGGTTATTGGATGAAACCCTCGTGATCTGGGTCGGCGAATTCGGCCGCACGCCCAGGGTGAACAAGGCCCTGAGCCGCGACCACTGGCCCTTCTGCTACACCGCCTTGTTGGCGGGTGGCGGCACCAAGCGCGGCTTCGTGTACGGGGCATCCGACAAGACCGGGGAGCACCCTGCCGACAAACCGGTAACGCCCGATGATCTGGCCGCCACCATGTATCAGCTCATGGGCATCGATCCCCACACCGAGGTGCGCGACGTGGCCAACCGGCCCGTGCCGCTGAGCTATGGCAACGCGATTGAAGGCGTGATGGCCACCCAAGGTTGA
- a CDS encoding SUMF1/EgtB/PvdO family nonheme iron enzyme encodes MVVLYVDPNVEVRSTRVASLAEQGYTVHEADDAETAVGVAQDLPELNVLICEGVLGEFTGFDLRDAITEKFPALQTVFTSRYDLTGFEEAINGCPLVYDPVPVSKLISIIKEAAAVSGAGQNAVETAVAVAVSPIVQAAGPEATPVVAQAILATAKVARPSAPAPVPAPAAVPHKNEPPKPVKPPAQSARATAVVGAGPAKVARAVPVSGSETGVLQAALVSADEDEEYKKPPLLAPETVLGNYVIKERLYAEPDTESYIAVQKGVHREVVLVVLKPEKIANPSAVSDFQERQRVKAAVAHPRIAPLYEGLQIGRYHFYTREMPHGMTVDKLHETGEKFGEKILADIIGHIAEAMSYATHRGYHYRMLSGRDVFVDSEHQASIVNVFRPAGSRTRDFVADTKKLLYMLRTVADGPRARHLIDDLVKENLDWEGLRQQAIEFQEEFRERSLLKRADTKEAQVIESARQSRVPAWAYAIAGVLLIGLGAVVVQRITGSPKPAAPVEQTMKLIPEGKFLFRRGETKELPAFWMDTHEVTIGQYAMFLDALEKDPSASKAYDHPDQPKTKKNHRPERWEAYLAAARTGGFFNNQPMDLNCPIVNVDWWDAFAFAKWRGHRLPSEEEWEKGARGTDGRSFPWGPEPLPAAANLGTDYDPKGKGGDVDGYNYWAPVNKISKDVSPEGIVGMAGNVEEWTSTWSTHPDYPDLLVPVVRGGHFAQKTPSNVLSSRTYAQSASEATLARGFRTVSDKAPETDAKSKS; translated from the coding sequence ATGGTAGTCCTGTACGTTGACCCCAATGTCGAAGTTCGCTCCACCCGGGTGGCGAGCCTCGCAGAACAAGGGTACACCGTGCATGAGGCCGACGACGCCGAAACGGCAGTGGGCGTGGCTCAGGACCTCCCCGAGCTGAACGTCCTCATCTGCGAAGGCGTGCTCGGAGAGTTTACTGGCTTCGACCTGCGTGATGCCATCACGGAAAAGTTCCCGGCGCTGCAGACGGTCTTCACCAGCCGATATGACCTCACGGGTTTCGAGGAGGCCATCAACGGATGCCCCCTTGTTTACGATCCCGTCCCGGTCTCCAAACTGATCAGCATCATCAAGGAGGCAGCCGCCGTCTCAGGTGCAGGACAGAATGCCGTGGAGACTGCAGTGGCAGTCGCCGTCTCGCCCATTGTTCAGGCGGCCGGACCCGAGGCCACGCCAGTCGTGGCCCAAGCTATCCTCGCTACCGCCAAGGTGGCCCGCCCCTCCGCCCCTGCGCCGGTCCCTGCCCCCGCAGCGGTTCCCCACAAGAACGAACCGCCCAAGCCCGTCAAGCCGCCGGCCCAGTCTGCTCGCGCCACCGCAGTGGTCGGCGCGGGTCCGGCCAAGGTCGCACGTGCCGTCCCGGTCTCCGGCAGCGAGACCGGCGTGCTTCAGGCAGCCCTCGTCAGCGCAGACGAGGACGAGGAATACAAAAAGCCCCCGTTGCTCGCCCCGGAAACAGTACTGGGAAATTACGTCATCAAAGAGCGGCTCTATGCGGAGCCGGACACCGAGTCCTACATTGCGGTGCAAAAGGGCGTGCATCGTGAGGTGGTGCTCGTCGTCCTCAAGCCGGAAAAAATCGCCAACCCATCCGCCGTCTCTGACTTTCAGGAGCGGCAGCGGGTGAAGGCTGCGGTGGCGCATCCGCGCATTGCCCCCCTCTACGAAGGGCTGCAGATCGGTCGCTATCACTTCTACACCCGGGAAATGCCCCACGGCATGACCGTGGACAAGCTTCACGAGACGGGCGAAAAGTTCGGGGAGAAAATCCTTGCTGACATCATCGGCCACATCGCGGAAGCCATGAGCTATGCCACCCACCGTGGCTATCATTACCGCATGTTGTCCGGTCGTGACGTCTTCGTGGACAGCGAGCATCAAGCCAGCATCGTCAACGTCTTCCGTCCGGCGGGCAGCCGTACCCGTGACTTCGTCGCGGATACCAAAAAGCTGCTCTACATGCTTCGCACCGTCGCAGACGGTCCACGCGCCCGGCACTTGATTGACGATCTCGTCAAAGAGAACTTGGACTGGGAAGGGCTTCGCCAGCAGGCGATTGAGTTTCAGGAAGAATTTCGCGAGCGCAGTCTGCTGAAACGGGCCGACACCAAGGAAGCCCAAGTCATCGAGTCTGCCCGCCAGTCAAGGGTGCCCGCCTGGGCCTACGCGATTGCAGGGGTGCTCTTGATCGGTCTGGGCGCGGTCGTGGTGCAGCGCATCACGGGCAGCCCCAAACCCGCCGCCCCGGTCGAGCAGACCATGAAGCTCATCCCGGAAGGCAAGTTTCTCTTTCGCCGTGGCGAGACCAAGGAACTGCCCGCCTTCTGGATGGACACCCATGAAGTCACCATAGGTCAGTATGCGATGTTTCTGGATGCCCTGGAAAAAGATCCCTCCGCGTCCAAGGCCTACGACCACCCCGACCAGCCGAAGACCAAGAAAAATCACCGCCCTGAGCGCTGGGAGGCCTATCTGGCTGCAGCGCGCACTGGAGGCTTCTTCAACAACCAGCCCATGGACCTCAACTGTCCCATCGTGAATGTGGACTGGTGGGACGCTTTCGCCTTCGCCAAATGGCGGGGTCACCGGCTTCCCAGTGAGGAAGAATGGGAGAAAGGCGCGCGAGGCACGGACGGGCGCAGCTTTCCCTGGGGCCCCGAGCCCCTCCCCGCCGCCGCCAACTTGGGCACGGACTACGATCCCAAAGGCAAGGGGGGGGATGTGGACGGCTACAACTACTGGGCCCCTGTAAACAAAATCTCCAAAGACGTCAGCCCGGAGGGCATCGTGGGCATGGCGGGCAACGTGGAGGAGTGGACCTCCACCTGGAGCACGCATCCAGACTATCCGGACCTTCTTGTGCCGGTGGTGCGCGGCGGGCATTTCGCCCAGAAGACCCCCAGCAACGTCCTCTCCAGCCGAACTTACGCTCAATCTGCCTCTGAGGCCACCCTCGCAAGAGGCTTCCGCACCGTCAGTGACAAGGCTCCTGAGACGGATGCCAAATCAAAGTCCTGA
- a CDS encoding esterase/lipase family protein, with the protein MDRAASAWKVLGKEKLTPFSREVAVSRYREAVTDIIQKLSTQPPHQWPNTVTLPGRDGPWNVQIDPGIARGSGHEVWNPALIDKVRPLALETRRTPEYSRLRRKGVGAPYLAIHKPRDGEATRKFTPDKGQYLPMTALVQFDGPQQATLKLADPRELSEVLAGDRPWPVAADFSMPVRKSLQPATFVRATVGGLMRPGDYVSRNGLYLMEPYRADKVPIIFVHGLMADPHIWQAHAAALMADPELGPRIQCWYYVYPTGLPVVSSSTWFRQALAELKQRVDPEGNDPAFQNILVVGHSMGGLIARMQVTESKDLFWKTWFASAPEHLKLSAPLRDELRNMLIFRANPDVKRIIFMNTPHRGSRMAGSWLGRWGSSMVRTPGQMVDLVTAVARLDVAHLNPNRGRFDGFGVDGIKSMQPDHPLISDLSRQPIRAKYHTIIGELFETSDLTKSSDGVVPYESAHLDGAESEMIVPSWHGDVTNRRTINEIRRIARLHVLGKAAADRRDSGPDSDASR; encoded by the coding sequence ATGGATCGAGCGGCTTCGGCATGGAAGGTCCTCGGAAAGGAAAAACTCACGCCCTTCAGCCGTGAGGTGGCCGTGAGCCGGTATCGTGAAGCGGTCACCGACATCATCCAGAAACTCAGCACTCAACCTCCCCATCAGTGGCCAAACACCGTCACCCTGCCGGGCCGTGACGGTCCATGGAATGTCCAGATAGACCCTGGTATTGCCCGAGGGTCCGGTCACGAGGTCTGGAATCCAGCACTGATCGACAAGGTCCGCCCGCTGGCGCTGGAAACCCGGCGCACCCCGGAATATTCCCGGCTCCGGCGCAAAGGCGTGGGCGCTCCCTACCTCGCCATTCACAAACCTCGAGACGGTGAGGCAACCAGAAAGTTCACCCCAGACAAGGGACAGTACCTGCCGATGACTGCGCTAGTACAGTTCGACGGCCCCCAGCAGGCGACCCTCAAGCTGGCCGACCCTCGCGAGCTGAGCGAGGTTTTAGCCGGTGACCGCCCTTGGCCAGTTGCGGCCGATTTCTCCATGCCAGTGAGGAAGTCCCTTCAGCCAGCAACGTTTGTCCGGGCCACTGTCGGCGGCCTGATGCGGCCCGGCGACTATGTCAGCCGCAACGGTCTTTATCTCATGGAGCCCTACCGCGCAGACAAGGTGCCGATCATCTTCGTCCATGGTCTGATGGCGGACCCGCACATCTGGCAGGCTCATGCAGCCGCCTTGATGGCCGATCCCGAGTTGGGACCGCGAATCCAATGCTGGTACTATGTTTACCCGACAGGCTTGCCGGTCGTGTCGTCATCCACCTGGTTCCGCCAAGCGCTGGCGGAGCTCAAACAGCGGGTGGACCCTGAGGGCAATGACCCCGCTTTTCAGAACATCCTGGTCGTAGGCCACAGCATGGGCGGCCTGATCGCCCGCATGCAGGTCACGGAATCCAAAGATCTTTTCTGGAAGACTTGGTTCGCCAGTGCCCCTGAACACCTGAAACTCAGTGCACCGCTGCGGGACGAACTGCGGAACATGCTGATCTTCCGCGCTAATCCGGACGTTAAGCGGATCATCTTCATGAACACGCCGCACCGGGGCAGCCGCATGGCAGGGAGCTGGCTGGGGCGCTGGGGATCCTCGATGGTCCGCACCCCAGGGCAGATGGTGGATCTTGTGACCGCGGTTGCCAGGCTCGATGTGGCGCACCTCAATCCCAACCGGGGGCGGTTTGACGGGTTCGGCGTGGACGGCATCAAGTCCATGCAACCGGACCACCCGCTCATTTCGGATCTCTCCCGGCAGCCCATCCGCGCGAAGTATCACACCATCATCGGCGAATTGTTCGAGACCTCAGACCTCACCAAGTCCAGCGACGGGGTCGTACCCTATGAAAGCGCTCATTTGGACGGCGCAGAGTCAGAAATGATTGTGCCCTCGTGGCACGGCGACGTAACCAATCGACGAACCATTAACGAGATCCGCCGTATCGCACGTCTGCATGTTCTGGGCAAAGCTGCTGCTGACCGCCGGGACAGCGGACCTGATTCCGATGCAAGCCGATAG
- a CDS encoding tetratricopeptide repeat protein, with translation MVKPVAILSPESNKSHHVAQGALYTLAGITVAGVVWALGLRSGNEARQSGVTSVGLETPSQVGVIPPPALPPSAATLSTAAPLPAPAPVGSTQRPLLPAGRELTQPQILEAMEVGRRARAQGDIQGSLQAFRQADLQQPNHPEILSEMAISYEAMGIMTKAEALWRSIAAMGDAGAGGYASLAKAKLSGGTGRPELTAPASSGSPVTLGACTIIKDPTVTKGERIAVRVPLIATPGTVIDPAQMDIHVFLFEKVNGERVEQARAAAPTLNWVSAPVNWKDANEELVDVVYDLPPPKPEEVRDLGRRTFHGFVVKLFYQNKLAGEQAQPRDLLDFSSQPSAPAGLDNALFPK, from the coding sequence ATGGTCAAGCCTGTCGCCATCCTCAGTCCCGAATCCAACAAGTCCCATCATGTGGCCCAAGGCGCGTTGTACACGCTGGCTGGGATCACAGTGGCCGGAGTCGTCTGGGCGCTCGGCCTGCGATCCGGAAACGAAGCCCGTCAATCGGGTGTCACTTCGGTGGGTCTCGAAACACCCAGCCAAGTGGGAGTGATCCCGCCACCTGCGCTACCTCCATCTGCGGCCACGCTCTCCACGGCGGCCCCGCTGCCCGCACCTGCGCCCGTCGGCTCCACACAGCGACCGCTCCTGCCCGCAGGTCGGGAACTGACCCAGCCGCAAATTCTGGAAGCCATGGAAGTCGGCCGCCGTGCCCGCGCCCAAGGGGACATCCAGGGCTCGCTCCAAGCCTTCCGTCAAGCCGACTTGCAACAGCCTAACCATCCTGAAATCCTGTCCGAGATGGCCATTTCTTATGAGGCCATGGGGATCATGACCAAGGCTGAAGCCCTGTGGCGCTCCATCGCTGCGATGGGCGATGCCGGAGCCGGAGGTTACGCTTCCCTGGCCAAGGCCAAACTCAGTGGGGGCACAGGCCGCCCGGAGTTGACCGCTCCAGCCTCATCCGGCAGCCCCGTCACCCTCGGTGCCTGCACGATCATCAAGGATCCCACGGTGACGAAGGGAGAACGGATCGCTGTCCGTGTGCCTCTGATTGCCACACCGGGAACCGTGATTGATCCCGCCCAGATGGACATTCACGTGTTCCTCTTCGAGAAAGTGAACGGCGAGCGGGTTGAGCAAGCCCGCGCTGCCGCCCCCACACTCAACTGGGTCTCTGCCCCGGTGAACTGGAAAGATGCCAACGAAGAACTGGTGGATGTGGTGTACGATTTGCCCCCACCCAAGCCTGAAGAAGTGCGGGACCTCGGTCGGAGAACTTTCCATGGATTCGTGGTCAAACTGTTCTACCAGAACAAACTCGCAGGGGAACAGGCCCAACCTCGGGACTTGCTCGACTTCTCGTCACAACCCAGCGCCCCCGCTGGTCTGGACAATGCTCTCTTTCCCAAGTGA
- a CDS encoding protein kinase domain-containing protein yields the protein MSDEKPPINLDDIDFGHTIRGHQKGDRVFERFILQRLLGRGGMGVVWLAKDERLGREVALKFAPEAVRYDDVAVDELKEETLKGLNLAHPGIVKIYDFLLDDDHAAISMEFIDGENLGVLRTRQPNKVFEPRQISAWVSQFLEALDYAHRIAKVIHRDLKPANLMVDRDGNLRVTDFGIARSISDAMNRATMAVGNSTGTLAYMSPQQADGKKPHVSDDIYAFGSTLYELLTGKPPFFSGNIIHQLKEDAVQSLSERRQEFGLINAEPIPVEWEQTILACLEKAPENRPTSAQIVRQRLGLAPASGPEIPPLPPTTGHATATGAMPPAFPGHLTSHASATQTYVRAGAGMTEMSVPTRGIGAGAVRVGPGVTPATASTHPSTGTATGTSTGGAAPKKSNGIIIMVVLVILLMGVGVMGAGGWWAYNNLAYFKKKPVPADPHLASHQATPPTPNSNSNSNSYSNSNSEPHTSPPVIVKHETKPEPPPIPPTPKTEPTPSNPTPPPTPPQNPPTPPPSTPGKVTTLQAAINAAKAGDTVTIPAGIYEEQIRFKSGVNLKAEATGKVIVQTDGKVGSALLAENCEGGSIKGFIFQHTGDEVPDKVSWPVAMLKSSSLVLEDCTFQSGIGDGLLVTGAGKPQIVRCSFQKNTRNGVTLESGVNGSLTECESRKNGENGVEIRHTGTFPVLQACILAENGLSGVVVKDGASVDVIAKTQCRSNAEAGLAAAGDGTKLTASDIVCEDNGVGVAVQQNAMVKLENNKVLLSKQAGIQLDSPGTGSAILTNEVEKSKRDGILAVGGNAVSISIVGNKVKGNAGTGIVVFGQGFKPRVEQNECSTNGEYGILASEGVGGSITDNTARGNHLAGVSNQGGAKDLIIQGNIADQGGN from the coding sequence ATGTCTGACGAGAAGCCGCCTATCAACCTGGATGACATCGATTTTGGTCACACAATCCGTGGGCACCAGAAAGGCGACCGCGTCTTTGAACGATTCATCCTGCAACGCCTGCTAGGTCGTGGTGGCATGGGGGTGGTCTGGCTGGCCAAGGATGAGCGCCTCGGGCGCGAAGTGGCCCTCAAGTTCGCCCCGGAAGCCGTCCGCTATGACGACGTGGCCGTGGATGAGCTGAAAGAAGAGACGCTCAAAGGTCTCAACCTGGCCCATCCGGGCATCGTCAAAATCTACGATTTCCTGCTCGATGACGACCATGCTGCCATCAGCATGGAGTTCATTGATGGGGAAAACTTGGGCGTGCTGCGCACCCGCCAGCCCAACAAGGTGTTCGAGCCCCGCCAGATTTCCGCGTGGGTCAGCCAGTTCCTGGAGGCGCTCGACTACGCCCACCGCATCGCCAAGGTCATCCATCGCGACCTGAAGCCGGCCAACCTGATGGTGGACCGGGACGGCAACCTCCGCGTGACCGACTTTGGCATCGCCCGAAGCATTTCGGACGCGATGAACCGGGCCACCATGGCCGTGGGCAACTCCACCGGCACGCTGGCCTACATGAGCCCCCAGCAGGCCGACGGGAAGAAGCCCCACGTCAGCGATGATATCTATGCTTTCGGCAGCACGCTCTATGAACTGCTCACAGGCAAGCCTCCCTTCTTTAGCGGGAATATCATCCACCAGTTGAAGGAAGATGCCGTGCAGTCCCTCTCGGAACGGCGTCAGGAGTTCGGCCTCATCAATGCCGAGCCCATCCCCGTAGAATGGGAGCAAACCATCCTGGCCTGCCTGGAAAAAGCCCCTGAGAACCGCCCTACCAGCGCGCAAATCGTTCGCCAGCGGCTGGGTCTGGCCCCCGCCAGTGGCCCGGAAATCCCGCCGCTACCACCGACGACCGGTCATGCGACTGCTACGGGTGCCATGCCACCCGCCTTCCCCGGTCACCTCACTTCCCACGCCAGTGCCACCCAGACCTATGTCCGGGCTGGTGCCGGGATGACGGAAATGAGCGTCCCGACTCGGGGCATCGGTGCCGGAGCGGTGCGAGTGGGTCCGGGTGTCACCCCGGCCACGGCGAGCACCCACCCTTCCACCGGGACGGCTACAGGCACCAGCACGGGTGGCGCTGCCCCCAAGAAATCCAACGGCATCATCATCATGGTGGTGCTCGTCATTCTGCTCATGGGAGTCGGTGTCATGGGAGCAGGGGGTTGGTGGGCCTACAACAACCTGGCCTACTTCAAGAAAAAGCCGGTGCCGGCCGATCCGCATCTGGCATCCCATCAGGCGACGCCTCCCACTCCGAATTCCAATTCCAATTCAAATTCATATTCAAATTCAAATTCCGAACCCCACACCAGCCCCCCGGTAATCGTTAAGCACGAAACCAAGCCGGAGCCGCCTCCCATTCCGCCAACTCCCAAGACGGAGCCCACGCCGTCCAATCCGACACCTCCTCCCACTCCCCCGCAAAATCCGCCCACCCCGCCGCCTTCCACCCCCGGCAAGGTGACCACCCTCCAGGCGGCCATCAACGCCGCCAAGGCTGGGGACACCGTGACCATTCCTGCGGGCATCTATGAAGAGCAGATTCGTTTCAAGTCCGGAGTGAATCTCAAGGCTGAAGCCACTGGCAAGGTCATTGTGCAGACGGACGGAAAGGTTGGCTCTGCCTTGCTGGCCGAGAATTGCGAGGGCGGGTCCATCAAGGGCTTTATTTTCCAACACACTGGCGATGAGGTTCCTGACAAGGTCAGCTGGCCGGTCGCAATGCTGAAATCCAGCAGCCTCGTGCTGGAAGACTGCACCTTCCAATCCGGCATTGGCGACGGCCTCCTCGTCACCGGGGCGGGCAAACCTCAGATAGTTCGCTGCAGTTTTCAGAAGAACACCCGCAATGGCGTGACCCTGGAAAGCGGCGTGAACGGCAGCCTCACAGAGTGCGAATCCCGTAAAAACGGCGAAAACGGGGTGGAAATCCGCCATACCGGCACCTTCCCCGTCCTCCAGGCCTGCATCCTTGCCGAGAATGGACTGTCTGGCGTCGTCGTGAAGGATGGAGCTTCCGTCGATGTCATCGCCAAGACCCAGTGCCGATCCAACGCGGAGGCCGGACTGGCCGCCGCTGGCGACGGCACCAAGTTGACCGCCAGCGACATCGTCTGTGAGGACAATGGCGTGGGGGTGGCCGTCCAGCAAAACGCCATGGTGAAACTCGAGAACAACAAGGTGCTTCTGAGCAAGCAAGCCGGGATTCAGCTCGACTCTCCAGGTACCGGCAGCGCCATCCTCACCAATGAAGTGGAGAAGTCCAAACGTGACGGCATTCTGGCAGTTGGGGGCAACGCCGTCTCCATCAGCATCGTGGGCAACAAGGTCAAAGGCAATGCAGGCACGGGCATTGTGGTGTTCGGCCAGGGTTTCAAACCGCGTGTGGAACAGAACGAATGTTCCACAAACGGTGAATATGGGATCCTCGCTTCCGAAGGGGTGGGAGGATCCATCACGGACAACACGGCCCGGGGCAATCATTTGGCCGGAGTTTCCAACCAAGGTGGAGCCAAAGACCTCATCATTCAGGGCAACATTGCCGATCAAGGCGGCAATTGA
- a CDS encoding glutaredoxin family protein, whose amino-acid sequence MSQPKITAYLKTYCGWSEGVRAIFRKYNLPYEEKDIIKNPAFRWEMEQKSGQPLSPCVEINDTMLADISGEEVERWMLENHLLEQNDAEPDAPINSSCTDEQHAAMAKQSGAVKFIA is encoded by the coding sequence ATGAGCCAACCAAAAATTACTGCCTACCTCAAGACCTACTGTGGCTGGAGCGAAGGTGTGCGCGCCATCTTCCGCAAGTACAACCTGCCTTACGAGGAGAAGGACATCATCAAGAACCCTGCCTTTCGTTGGGAAATGGAACAGAAGAGCGGCCAGCCTCTGAGCCCCTGCGTGGAGATCAATGACACGATGCTGGCGGACATCAGCGGTGAAGAAGTGGAGCGCTGGATGCTCGAGAACCATCTGCTGGAACAGAATGACGCTGAACCCGATGCTCCGATCAACTCCTCCTGCACCGACGAACAGCACGCCGCCATGGCCAAGCAGTCCGGTGCCGTGAAGTTTATCGCGTAA